The Clostridiales bacterium FE2011 sequence GGAAGGCGAACCGGGCGTGACCGTTCCCCTGAACGGCGGGGATGAACTGGGACGCCTGGGACGCTCCTTCTCCAAGATGTCCCTGCGGCTGAAGGAACTGATTGACAAGACCTATAAAGAAGAAATCGAACTGAAAAACGCACAGATCCTGGCGCTCCAGAGCCGGATCAATCCGCATTTTATCAACAATGCCCTGGAGGATATCAACTGGCAGGCCCGGATGGAGGGCTCAGAGAGCATTTCCTCCATGGTGACCTCCCTGTCCGTGCTGCTGAACGCCACCATGGCGCGGCAGGACCGGCGGCTGGTAACCCTGCGGGAAGAGATGGAAGTGGCGGAGGCTTACATCTATTTCATCCAGCAGCGCTTCGGACCGGACCTGACCATGAACCGGGAGATCGAGGAAAAAGCGCTGGACGGCATCCTGCCGCTGCTGACGATCCAGCCGCTGCTGGAGAACGCGGTGGAACACGGCATTGCCCCGGCGGGCGGCGGTACGATTACCATCCGCTGCTCCCTGAACGATGCCTGCATGCACATTGAAATCATCAATACAGGCCGGGAGACGGGCAAGGAAGACAGGGAACGGATCGAGGCGGCCCTACACGGACAGCCCACCGGAAAGCACCTGGGCCTGGCCAATATTGTGAACAGACTGCGCCTGATCTACGGGGAATCGGTAGAGATCCGCGTGGATACGGACACCCCCGGGCAGACCACGGTCAGTATCGTGATCCCCCGGGAGATTCCCTGAAGGGAGGCAGAAGGATATGCGAATCAGGAAGTTGATTGCAGTAACAGCGGCGCTGCTGCTGACAGTCCTTGCCGGAAGAGGAACGGCGGAGGGCGGCGTTACGCTGCGCACCATCAGCTGTTTTGCGGGCCTGGACGGGTCTGCGGAAGAATACGTTGCGATCCTGCAGCACTATGAGTCGATGACCGGCAATACGGTGATCGACAATTCCGCCGTCATCGATGAGGCCTGGAAGACAGATGTCCTGAAGGACTTCGCGGCGGGAAATGAGCCGGATATCCTTTTCTTCTTCGCGGCGGGAGCGGACTCCGCACCGATCCTGTCCCGGGTCGTTTCTCTTGAAGAAATCAATACTGCCTATCCGGATATGAACCTGCCGGAAAACGATATCCTGCGGGAACCGGACGGGAAGGTATACGCGGTGCCGGTGAGAGGATACTGGGAAGGCCTGTATGTACATACAGACCTGTTTGAGCAATACGGTGCGCCGCTGCCGAAGGACTGGACGTCGCTTCTGGAAGCAATCAAAATCTTCCGGGAGAATGGTATTATCCCGATTGCCATTTCCCTGTCAGACATTCCCCATTACCTGGCGGAAATGTCGTTGCTGGCCTGCGCGCCAAAAGAAGACCTGGCAGCAAGGCCGAAGACTTTTGAAGAGGTGCCTGCCTCCTGGCTGGAAGCAATGAGCCTGATCCGGGAACTGGCAGAGGCCGGGGCCTTTGCGGATAACGCGTGGAGCACCTATGAAAGCGCGACCACCAACCTGTTCCTGGAAAAGAAGGCGGCCATGCAGATGGACGGCAGCTGGATTCAATCCTCCTTTACGTACGGGATGATGGACACCCTGCGGGTGCTGCCCATGCCGCTGCACAATGGGGAAGGAACGGCCGACTGCTATGTCGGCGGTGTTTCTATGGGCTTCTACCTGACCCGCCGGGCCTGGGAGTCCGGACGGCGGGACGCGGCAGTGGCCCTGCTGCAGGAACTGACCAGCGAAGAAAGTATCGCGGAGCTTGGCAGCTCTACCCTTTCGGGGAGGCTGCTGGATTCCGCAAAGGATATGCAGGCAGGGAGGCAGATGGTCAGCCCGCTGCAGGACGCCATGAACATCAAGGCCCGGGAAGTCTGGCTGCTGGAATGTATTCCCGCGGTGGCGGAGGGAACCATGACGCCTGAAGAATGCTGGCGCCGGGTGATGAGCCTGGCCCCTTTCGCGGAATGAGGTGAAGAGATGTATCGGGTAGTCCTTGTGGACGATGAAAGACTGATTATCCGCGGACTGTCCACGGTGATTCCGTGGGCAGAACTTGGCTGTGAAATCGCCGGTACAGCCCATGACGGCGTCAGCGGCCTGGAACTGATCCGCAGCATCCGGCCGGATATCGTGCTGACGGATATCCGGATGCCGAACATGGACGGACTGACAATGCTGGCAGCCATCCGCAGCGAGTTTCCGGGCATCCAGATGTCCGTGCTGACGGCTTACCGGGATTTTGAATACGCCCGGAAGGCCATTACGCTGGGCGTGTGCCGATACCTGCTCAAGCCCAGCAACCTGGATGAACTGCAGGAAGCCGTGAAGCTGATGGTTTCCCGGCTGGACGCCATGCCGCAGCTGCCAGAGGATCCGGATGACGAATCCGTGAAGGAAGCCGGCAACCACCTGGTCAAGGCGGCGCTGGCCTATATGAAGGAACACTGCACAGAGCAGCATCTTTCCCTGGGAGAGGTGGCGGATCACGTTTATGTGAGCCAGTGGCATCTGTCCAAGCTGCTGAATCGTGAAACGGATCAGAGCTTCTTTGACCTGCTGGGAAGTATGCGGATTGCCAAAGCCAAAAAACTGCTGGCGGATCCGGCGCTCCGGATACATGAAATTGCGGAAATGGCAGGCTTCTCAGACGTGGCGCATTTCTCCCGCAGCTTCAAGAAAATCGCCGGCTGCACGCCCGGAGAATACAGGAATCATCAGATGTAAATACAAATTTTGTTATAAATGGTCTTAAATTCTCAAAAAAAATACAAAAAGAAGAAGGAATTCGTCGAGGGGTGTCGAAATAATAAAACAGAAACAAAATGAAAGGGTGTGATGCCGATGGCACACGATCTTTCACAGAGAGGGAATCTGATCGGATAACCTTTCTGTGAGAATCATGTATCACAAATTTGAAAGGAGCCCATCGGAAATATGAAACTTACAATACAGGCACGTAACATGTCGGTCAGCCCGGCAATCACTCAGAGGATCGAGAAGAAGACGGAAACCATGGGCAAGTATCTCTGGCCAGAGACAGAGATGCAGGTAAGAATGAGAAAGGAGAAGAACGACCGCCGGGTGGTGGAAATCACCGTCCCCATGGGAAAGAACGTGATCCTGCGCAGCGAGTCCTCCGCGGACGACAACCTGTTCCTCGCCATTGACAAAGCCCTGGCGAAGATGGAACGGCAGATCCGGAAACACCGGACGAAGCTGGGCAAGAACCTGAGAGAAGAAATCCCGGATGTGCCGGAGTATATTGAAGAGGATTCAGGCGAAGAAGAGAAAGAGAGAAAGGTGGTTAAGCAGAAGACCTTCCCGGTACGCCCCATGAGCGTGGAAGACGCCGCAATTGAAATGGAACTGCTGGGACATAATTTCTTCGCCTTTGTAAATATCGACACAGATCGGACCAACGTCCTCTACCTGAGAAAGGACGGAGATCTGGGTTTGCTGGAGCCGGAAGCTTAATGAGACTGTAAAGTCCGGATAGGACAATCAGGAACGGCAAAAAAAGCTCAAACAGCATGTGGAATTTCCGGAGAGAAGCCATGCACATCAAAACGCGATTAGCGATCAGAGCGACAAGGCCGTAAAATGACCCTGAGATCCGGACCGTACAATATACCCCGGGGCCGCGGGTGCGGCCCCATTTTTTTGCCTTTCTTGAATATCCTCTGCTGGTTTGCTATAATTTCCCTTGAATTCGGGAAGGAGACGATCCGTATGCGGTGCAGCTGTAAGCAATGCGGAACCTACATGATCCAGGCGGAAAGCGATCATCTGGGCTGTATCTGCCCGGACTGCGGCTATCGCTGCAATGACTGCCTGGGAACCAATACGGTGGTCAGTCGGGAGAGACTGAAGGACCTGGCCTTTGATCCCAGGTTTGATCCGGAAAACATTGCCGCGTCCTTTGATGAGGATCCGGAAGACGCCGAATGGTTTGATGACAGGCCCTGACCCGGCTTTACACGGTTTTGCGGCTATGCTATAATGCCGACGTTGTTTTTTTGCCGGGACATTCAGGATGCCCGCCGGAGGATATATGCTGAAACACTACATTATTTCATTTCTGATTTCCATGGTTCCCCTGATCGAGCTCAGGGGCGCTTTGCCTTACGCACTGGCCAACGGGATTCCCACCCTGCCTGCCTACATCGTGTGCATGGTGGCCAATATGCTGCCGGTGCCGGTGATCTTTTTCTTTGCACGCAAGGTGCTGGAATGGGGCAAGGATAAAAAATACATCGGGCGCTTCTTTACTTTCTGCCTGGAAAAGGGTCACAAAGCAGGCGAAAAGCTGAAGGCAAGGGCCGGCACCAAGGGACTTTTCATCGCGCTTCTGCTGTTTGTCGGCATTCCGCTTCCCGGAACCGGAGCCTGGACGGGTACCCTGGCTGCAAGCATCCTGGATATGGATTTCAAATCCAGCGTCATTGCTGTGCTGCTGGGCGTCTTGCTGGCTGCCATCATTATGGGTGTGGGAAGCCTGATTGTTATCAACGGCGTACAACTTATTGGCTGAAGGGAAGGTTAGTTCAATGCTGCAGTGGATTCTTGACATTCTGCGCGGCGCCGTAATCGGCGTTTCCAATATCATCCCCGGCGTATCCGGCGGGACCATGGCCGTGTCCATGGGTATTTATGACCGCGTGATCTATGCGGTGAATAACCTTTTCAAGCAGTTCAAGAAGAACTTCAAGGATCTTCTGCCGATTATCATCGGCGTGCTGATCGGCCTGTTTGCCTTTGCCGCGCTCATCGGCACCCTGCTGGGAACGAAATCCGATGAGATTCCGATCACCCGCCTGCCCACCAATTTCGCGTTCATCGGCCTGATTCTCGGGGGACTTCCCGCCATTTACAAGCGGGTCAATATGAAGAGCGCCAAGATCCCCGGCGTGATCCTGTTCCTGGTCTTCCTGGCGCTGGTAGTGGTTCTGCCCCTGCTGAATCCTCCGGAAGCGCGGACAGTGGATCATTCCATCGGAACCATCCTGCTGATGATCCCGCTGGGCGCAATTGCTTCTTCCACCATGGTCATTCCGGGTATCTCCGGCTCCATGATCCTGATGCTCCTGGGCTACTACAACCCGGTTATCAATGCCATGAATGACCTGCGGGGCGGGGACTGGTCCAGCCTTGCGATTCTGGCGCCTTATGTAATCGGTCTTCTTGTGGGCATCGTGTTCATCGCGAAGCTCATGAACTTCCTGCTCAAAAAGCATGCCGCACTGACCTTCTCCGCGATTTTCGGACTGGTGATCGGATCTCCTGTGGCACTGCTGATGCAGAACCGGGAATGCTTCCAGCTGGCAAACACCGGAAACTGGATTGCCAGCATTGCCTGCCTGATTGTCGGTTTTGCGATTGCCTGGTTTATGTCCACACTGGATAAGAAGGAAGCATAAGACAAGGACTGATTCGGGCAGGCACACATACACGACAGGGACTGATTCAGCACGTAAAAATTTTTCTTCAGTAATGGAAAAAAAAGTGATTGACATCCGTCAAATAATCGTGTATATTAACAAAGTCGCCTGCGGGATAGACCGTGGGAAGGATGCACCGGGGTGTAGCGCAGTCTGGCTAGCGCACGTGCTTTGGGAGCATGGGGCCGGGGGTTCGAATCCCTTCACCCCGACTCAGTCACCTCGTACGTGGCTCCGTGGTCAAGAGGCCTAAGACACCGCCCTTTCACGGCGGCTACCCGGGTTCGAATCCCGGCGGAGTCACTTTTTCTTCCTTTCCGATATGGGCCTTTAGCTCAGTTGGTCAGAGCGGCCGGCTCATAACCGGTTGGTCCGGGGTTCAAGTCCCTGAAGGCCCACAGCCATTTGGCCCGGTAGCTCAGTTGGTTAGAGCGCCAGCCTGTCACGCTGGAGGTCGAGGGTTCGAGCCCCTTCCGGGTCGCCACTTTTACGGTAGGACTCGCAGAACGAGCTTCGTGCTGGCGTAGCTCAATTGGCAGAGCAGCTGATTTGTAATCAGCAGGTTGCGGGTTCGAGTCCCATCGCCAGCTCCACCCTTTGGGTCAAGAGGGACATCATATGGGTAGGTTCCCGAGTGGCCAAAGGGAGCAGACTGTAAATCTGCCGCTATTAGCTTCGGTGGTTCGAATCCACCCCTGCCCACCATACTTGCGGGAATGGCGGAATTGGCAGACGCGCATGATTCAGGTTCATGTGTACGTACGTACTTGCAGGTTCAAGTCCTGTTTCCCGCACGTAGAGCTCTTGAGAGATCAAGAGCTCTTTTCTTTTTTACTTCCGGTCATCCGGCTGCGGTTTCTTTGCCATTGCTCCGGTATGATGTATGTACTTTATGATCCAATCATATTATTTCATGATTGCAGAATGCAAAAGTGTAACGTAAATCACCTTGTTTTTCATATATTCAGCTGATATAATAGGAAAAACAACTATGCAAAAATCTAAACTCAGGAGTAAACGTTTACATGAGTACTGATACCGTACTTGTAAAAAAGAAAACGGCAAGGCGGAAAAACCGTTTTTTGCGGAAGTTCTTTCGTGTACTGATCGCTTTGGTATTGATCCTGGCGATCATTACTGCGGCTGTGTATTTTTACAGCCAGTATACGCAGACCCATTACCTGATCAGATTCTATCAGGAGACATCCGGAAAAGTCAGTGACAACATCCGGATCGCGGTTGTCTCCGATATTCATAACCGGGAATACGGGGAAAAAAACGAAACGCTGATTTCTGACATCCGAGCCCTGAAACCAGATCTGATTCTTATCCCGGGCGATATGGTGATCCGGGAACAGGATGACTACAGGCCCATGCTGAATCTTGTGTCCTCATTATCCGGGATCGCGCCGTGTTACGGGGTTCTCGGAAATCATGAGAGCGAACGCATTTATTACCGGGACGACCAGGAACTGCCCGGGAAGTTCAGAGACGCGGGGCTGAAGCTGCTGCGCAACGCGACTGAAGAGGTCCGGATCGGAAATGACGTGATCCAGCTGATCGGAGTGGAAGGCAGCGCTCACGGATTTGAAGCATACGGCGGACGGGAATTCATGGATAAAACCGTGATCAATCCATCTGCGTACAGCATTCTGATGGCCCATGTTCCGATCCTCTTTGAATCGCAGCTGGCCGGATATGATTTCAACCTGGGAATCGCGGGACACGTGCACGGCGGGATTGTGAACCTGCCTTTTGCCGGAGGCCTGTATTCGGACGAAGAAGGATTCTTCCCGCGCTTTACTGCGGGGGAATACACGCTGCAGAACCAACAGAAACTGATCGTCAGCGCGGGACTCGGCGATTCCAAACCGTTCCCGCCGCGGATCAATAACATGCCGGAACTGGTTGTGATCGATATTGACCGGTATTAGGAATTCCCGGTGTACAACCGCCGCACAGCACGTCTGCAGGATGACCTGAAAGATAAGAAGGAGAAGGAATGAAAGAGAAGAACAAAATCCGGACTGGCGAATCCGCAGGAACGCCCGGAATTTCCGGCAAAGTATGGAACGGCATGCGAAATGCTTTGAAAGTATTCCGGAAGAGGTGGCGTTTCTTTCTCATTGTTTTTATGCTTGTTTTCCTGGCATTGTGCGGTTATCACTATTTTGTAAACAAGCACACGGCCAGCACTGTGCTGTCGCTGGATTATGAGGAAGCTTCCAAAGGCCTGACGCCCAACAGGACGCGGTTCAACATCTTCGAGATCCAGGGCGGCGAAGTGATGGAACGGCTGATTGAATATGCCGGCCTGGAAGGAAAGATCACTCCGAAAGAACTGAGCGAATGCATCAACGTTCAGGCAACGCATGATAAAAGCATCAGCGGCAGCGTGAACTATATCAGCACCTCGTTTGTTGTGGAGTTTACAGTCAACGGGGCTATGGCCGGAAGAACCGCGGAAGATATGCTTTCACTTCTTTGCAAAGCGTATCGCGAGTACTTCGTGGAGCACTACGGATACAATCACTCCATCCTGTCTTTTGAGATTGATGACCTGAAATTCAATGACGAGTATCTGACCGCGGTTGATCTGCTGGACCTGAAGTGCAGCCAGCTGGAGAAATATGTACAGCTTCGCAGGCGGGAAAGCAAAAACTATCAGGAACCGGATACCGGAATTACTTTTTCAGCGCTGGAACAGCGGGTGAATAACTTCTATGACTATGACCTCGCAAAACTCCGATCCTATGTGATTGAAAACGGCATAGCGAATGACCGGGCTGGCCTTATCAGCATGCTGGATTACAAAATACGTATGGATCGGCTGATGTACAGCAAACTGATGGCAGCATACGATGAGGATAATAACGGAATCCGGCTGTATGACGCTGCGATGAGCGCTGTTGTCATGATTCCTACCCAGGATCAGACGATGCAGTATTATATGTCCAGGACCAAAACCGGGATGGACAATATGGCCCTTCACGCCGACGCGCAGCTTGCAGGCGCGACAGAACGGCTGGAGCAGATTGAATACAGCACTTATCTGACTGAAAAGCTGAAGACAAGGCTGTCTGACCGGAAGAAAAAAGCGAAGGCTGACGCTATGATCCACGAGATGGACGAAACACTGGATAAACTTGCCGCTGATATCCAGACGGCGGACAGCGCATATACGAGCGCAAGAGCCCGCAACTATATCAGTTTCAGCGATGACAGCAGGGGCTTTAAGGATCAGATTGACCTCGTTCATTCTCTCCTTTATTCCGTGCTGGCCCTGATCGCGTTACTGGCCTGCGTGCTGCTGTGGAAGATTCTTTCAGACAAGGAGAAAGAAGTATGAGACAATTCAGCATTCTGCGCTATCTGAAGAAATTCAGCCTGCTGATCTTTCTTCTGTCCGTGATCGGCTCCCTGTTTATCTATTTCTACGCCAAATCCCAGCAGCGGTATGTGGCTTCCACGGTGATCCAGTATACCAACTCCGCTGCCAAAGAGGGGTATACACCGGACGGAAGTCCCCTGAATGTGGAAGAAATCTATTCTTCGACGGTGATTGACGCTGCCATGGCAGACCTGGGATTTCATTCCAATATTGATTCTGTCCGCTCCAACTGCTATGTGGAGGAAGTGGTTCCGGAAACACAGCAGAAGCTGAATGAAGCCCTGGTGGAAAAGGGTGAGGATCCCTCCTATGTTACGGATACGTACCGGGTATATTTTATCGGCAACAATGATACCGGTGAGGATTATGCCTGGAACATGCTGGACGCCATCATCAAGAATTATTACGAGTTCTATGCAGGAAAGTATGTGGAGGAACCGCTGCAGGGCAACGGCGTTTCCGTGCTGGCGGAAGGGAACTATGACTATGTG is a genomic window containing:
- the raiA gene encoding ribosome-associated translation inhibitor RaiA; this encodes MKLTIQARNMSVSPAITQRIEKKTETMGKYLWPETEMQVRMRKEKNDRRVVEITVPMGKNVILRSESSADDNLFLAIDKALAKMERQIRKHRTKLGKNLREEIPDVPEYIEEDSGEEEKERKVVKQKTFPVRPMSVEDAAIEMELLGHNFFAFVNIDTDRTNVLYLRKDGDLGLLEPEA
- a CDS encoding response regulator, encoding MYRVVLVDDERLIIRGLSTVIPWAELGCEIAGTAHDGVSGLELIRSIRPDIVLTDIRMPNMDGLTMLAAIRSEFPGIQMSVLTAYRDFEYARKAITLGVCRYLLKPSNLDELQEAVKLMVSRLDAMPQLPEDPDDESVKEAGNHLVKAALAYMKEHCTEQHLSLGEVADHVYVSQWHLSKLLNRETDQSFFDLLGSMRIAKAKKLLADPALRIHEIAEMAGFSDVAHFSRSFKKIAGCTPGEYRNHQM
- a CDS encoding small multi-drug export protein, which gives rise to MLKHYIISFLISMVPLIELRGALPYALANGIPTLPAYIVCMVANMLPVPVIFFFARKVLEWGKDKKYIGRFFTFCLEKGHKAGEKLKARAGTKGLFIALLLFVGIPLPGTGAWTGTLAASILDMDFKSSVIAVLLGVLLAAIIMGVGSLIVINGVQLIG
- a CDS encoding carbohydrate ABC transporter substrate-binding protein, giving the protein MRIRKLIAVTAALLLTVLAGRGTAEGGVTLRTISCFAGLDGSAEEYVAILQHYESMTGNTVIDNSAVIDEAWKTDVLKDFAAGNEPDILFFFAAGADSAPILSRVVSLEEINTAYPDMNLPENDILREPDGKVYAVPVRGYWEGLYVHTDLFEQYGAPLPKDWTSLLEAIKIFRENGIIPIAISLSDIPHYLAEMSLLACAPKEDLAARPKTFEEVPASWLEAMSLIRELAEAGAFADNAWSTYESATTNLFLEKKAAMQMDGSWIQSSFTYGMMDTLRVLPMPLHNGEGTADCYVGGVSMGFYLTRRAWESGRRDAAVALLQELTSEESIAELGSSTLSGRLLDSAKDMQAGRQMVSPLQDAMNIKAREVWLLECIPAVAEGTMTPEECWRRVMSLAPFAE
- a CDS encoding metallophosphoesterase encodes the protein MRKFFRVLIALVLILAIITAAVYFYSQYTQTHYLIRFYQETSGKVSDNIRIAVVSDIHNREYGEKNETLISDIRALKPDLILIPGDMVIREQDDYRPMLNLVSSLSGIAPCYGVLGNHESERIYYRDDQELPGKFRDAGLKLLRNATEEVRIGNDVIQLIGVEGSAHGFEAYGGREFMDKTVINPSAYSILMAHVPILFESQLAGYDFNLGIAGHVHGGIVNLPFAGGLYSDEEGFFPRFTAGEYTLQNQQKLIVSAGLGDSKPFPPRINNMPELVVIDIDRY
- a CDS encoding DUF368 domain-containing protein translates to MLQWILDILRGAVIGVSNIIPGVSGGTMAVSMGIYDRVIYAVNNLFKQFKKNFKDLLPIIIGVLIGLFAFAALIGTLLGTKSDEIPITRLPTNFAFIGLILGGLPAIYKRVNMKSAKIPGVILFLVFLALVVVLPLLNPPEARTVDHSIGTILLMIPLGAIASSTMVIPGISGSMILMLLGYYNPVINAMNDLRGGDWSSLAILAPYVIGLLVGIVFIAKLMNFLLKKHAALTFSAIFGLVIGSPVALLMQNRECFQLANTGNWIASIACLIVGFAIAWFMSTLDKKEA